One window from the genome of Pantoea cypripedii encodes:
- the glyS gene encoding glycine--tRNA ligase subunit beta, with protein sequence MTDKTFLVEIGTEELPPKALRSLAESFAAHVTAELDAAGLAHGEVSWFAAPRRLALKVAQLAAAQPDREVEKRGPAIAAAFDADGNATKAAEGWARGNGITLDQAERLNTDKGEWLVYRAQVKGESVQTLLPAMVATALGKLPIPKLMRWGASDVQFVRPVHTVTLLLGAELIPATILGIQSDRVIRGHRFMGEPEITLDNADQYPQLLLERGKVMADYEARKARIKADAEKAALQLGGNADLSDSLLEEVTSLVEWPVVLTATFEEKFLAVPAEALVYTMKGDQKYFPVYADDGKLLPNFIFVANIESRDPQQIISGNEKVVRPRLADAEFFFNTDRKKRLEDHLPRLETVLFQKELGTLRDKTDRIQALAGWIAAQIGADVNHATRAGLLSKCDLMTNMVFEFTDTQGVMGMHYARHDGEAEDVAVALNEQYQPRFAGDDLPSNPVACAVAISDKMDTLAGIFGIGQHPKGDKDPFALRRAALGVLRIIVEKNLPLDLQTLTEEAVRLYGSKLSNAKVVDDVIEFMLGRFRTWYQEEGHSVDTIQAVLARRPTRPADFDARMKAVSHFRTLEAAATLAAANKRVSNILAKSTETLNDSVQASLLKENEEIKLATFVTALGSKLQPYFAEGRYQDALIELAQLREAVDNFFDKVMVNADDQAVRINRLTLLAQLRELFLQVADISLLQ encoded by the coding sequence ATGACCGATAAAACTTTCCTGGTGGAAATTGGCACCGAAGAGTTGCCTCCGAAAGCGCTGCGCAGCCTGGCGGAATCCTTTGCTGCGCACGTGACTGCTGAGCTGGACGCTGCTGGCCTGGCGCACGGTGAAGTCAGCTGGTTTGCGGCTCCGCGTCGTCTGGCACTGAAAGTGGCCCAGCTGGCAGCGGCACAACCGGATCGCGAAGTTGAAAAACGCGGCCCGGCGATTGCGGCAGCTTTCGATGCTGACGGCAATGCCACTAAAGCGGCAGAAGGCTGGGCGCGTGGCAACGGTATCACCTTGGATCAGGCGGAGCGCCTGAACACCGATAAAGGTGAATGGCTGGTCTATCGTGCGCAGGTCAAAGGCGAAAGCGTCCAGACGCTGCTGCCCGCGATGGTAGCAACCGCACTGGGCAAGCTGCCGATCCCGAAACTGATGCGCTGGGGTGCCAGCGACGTGCAATTTGTGCGTCCGGTCCACACCGTGACGTTGCTGCTGGGTGCGGAGCTGATTCCGGCGACCATCCTCGGCATTCAGTCGGATCGCGTGATCCGTGGTCATCGCTTTATGGGTGAGCCGGAAATCACCCTCGACAATGCCGATCAATATCCGCAGCTGCTGCTGGAACGCGGCAAGGTGATGGCGGACTACGAAGCGCGTAAAGCCCGGATCAAAGCGGATGCCGAAAAAGCGGCGCTGCAGCTGGGTGGCAATGCTGACCTGAGCGACAGCCTGCTGGAAGAAGTCACCTCGCTGGTGGAGTGGCCGGTAGTACTGACCGCCACCTTTGAAGAGAAATTCCTCGCGGTTCCGGCTGAAGCGCTGGTGTACACCATGAAAGGTGACCAGAAATACTTCCCGGTCTACGCTGATGACGGCAAACTGCTGCCGAACTTCATCTTTGTTGCCAACATCGAATCCCGCGATCCGCAGCAGATCATCTCCGGTAACGAGAAGGTGGTCCGTCCGCGTCTGGCCGATGCTGAATTCTTCTTTAACACCGACCGTAAAAAGCGTCTGGAAGATCATCTGCCGCGTCTGGAAACCGTGCTGTTCCAGAAAGAGCTGGGTACGCTGCGTGATAAAACTGACCGCATTCAGGCGCTGGCTGGCTGGATCGCCGCGCAGATCGGTGCCGATGTAAACCATGCTACCCGCGCTGGCCTGCTGTCGAAATGCGACCTGATGACCAACATGGTGTTCGAGTTTACCGACACTCAGGGTGTGATGGGCATGCACTACGCGCGTCATGATGGCGAAGCGGAAGATGTGGCGGTGGCGCTGAACGAGCAGTATCAGCCGCGTTTTGCCGGTGATGATCTGCCGTCTAACCCGGTCGCCTGTGCCGTCGCGATTTCCGATAAAATGGATACCCTGGCGGGCATCTTCGGGATTGGTCAGCATCCGAAAGGCGATAAAGACCCGTTCGCGCTGCGCCGTGCGGCGCTGGGCGTGCTGCGTATTATCGTCGAGAAGAACCTGCCGCTCGATCTGCAAACCCTGACGGAAGAAGCGGTGCGCCTCTACGGCAGCAAACTGAGCAATGCTAAGGTTGTGGATGATGTGATCGAGTTTATGCTGGGACGTTTCCGCACCTGGTATCAGGAAGAAGGTCACAGCGTGGACACCATTCAGGCGGTACTGGCTCGTCGCCCGACTCGTCCGGCCGATTTCGATGCGCGTATGAAAGCGGTTTCGCACTTCCGTACTCTGGAAGCGGCGGCAACGCTGGCAGCGGCCAACAAGCGTGTTTCTAACATCCTGGCGAAATCAACCGAAACGCTGAACGACAGCGTGCAGGCTTCGCTGTTGAAAGAGAACGAAGAGATCAAGCTGGCGACCTTCGTCACGGCGCTCGGCAGCAAACTGCAACCGTACTTCGCAGAAGGCCGCTATCAGGATGCGTTGATCGAACTGGCGCAGCTGCGCGAAGCGGTCGATAACTTCTTCGATAAAGTGATGGTGAACGCAGATGACCAGGCAGTGCGGATTAACCGTCTGACGCTGCTGGCCCAACTGCGCGAGCTGTTCTTGCAAGTGGCGGATATTTCGCTGTTGCAGTAA
- a CDS encoding type II toxin-antitoxin system RelE/ParE family toxin, whose protein sequence is MNRTIIVQPEAEEDLSSIWIYGYWNYGEHQANCYNLKFDTLFSRLVSNELGRKRSELGEHVYSLPCGRHIIFYRSESDTVFIGRILHHSQDIGAFTFDIQFH, encoded by the coding sequence ATGAACAGGACGATAATAGTACAACCTGAAGCGGAGGAAGATCTCAGTTCAATTTGGATTTATGGCTATTGGAATTACGGCGAACATCAGGCCAATTGCTATAACCTTAAATTTGACACTCTATTTTCCAGACTTGTATCGAACGAGTTAGGACGTAAGCGATCAGAATTGGGAGAACATGTATATTCACTCCCTTGCGGACGGCATATTATTTTCTATCGATCAGAATCTGATACCGTATTTATTGGCCGTATATTGCATCATTCACAAGACATTGGTGCATTCACTTTCGATATTCAATTTCACTAA
- a CDS encoding type II toxin-antitoxin system ParD family antitoxin: MARTMTIDLGDELREFVESLVASGDYRTQSEVVRESLRLLREKQAESKLETLRVLVKQGFESGEGEVWDREAFLKKVRARVGINEQDDNSTT; the protein is encoded by the coding sequence ATGGCACGGACTATGACGATCGATTTGGGTGACGAACTGCGCGAGTTTGTTGAATCACTGGTTGCATCCGGTGACTACCGTACGCAAAGCGAAGTGGTGCGGGAATCACTACGTTTGTTGCGGGAGAAGCAGGCGGAGTCGAAGCTGGAAACACTGAGGGTGCTGGTGAAACAAGGTTTTGAGAGTGGTGAAGGGGAAGTGTGGGACAGAGAAGCCTTTCTTAAGAAAGTCAGAGCCAGGGTAGGCATAAATGAACAGGACGATAATAGTACAACCTGA
- the selB gene encoding selenocysteine-specific translation elongation factor codes for MIIATAGHVDHGKTALLQALTGINADRLPEEQRRGMTIDLGYAYWPQPDGRVIGFIDVPGHEKFLANMLAGIGGIHHALLVVACDDGVMPQTREHLQLLSLAGQPALSVALTKADRADAARIEEVQQQVAQLTQQWGWSDTVQFVTSSTTRQGIDALRQHLINLHEPPFTPRQRFRLAIDRAFTLKGAGLVVTGTALAGEVSVGDTLWLTGVNQPVRVRALHAQNQSVTHAQAGQRIALNIAGEVEKAQISRGDWLLSQQQEHGSTRLTVALSLLQPLHSASQPVHLHHAASHVTGRLTPLSEQLGELVLSSPLWLADNDRLIIRDSNAQQTLGGGRVILLNSKKRGKRHPDYLAWLQQLAQAGNDEASLRAHLAHQPADYSEFSWARQLTPAAMETLLAAIAPVRLNQALMDPDQASRWQQQLLDALAHFHQQHPEQPGIGHDRLRRIALPHAPAELVLALIDQTLAQGRIQQRNGWLHQPDFEPRFNPQEDALWQQVGPLFTDQPLWVRDIATRLQQDEQAIRSLLLTAARLGHITAIVRDRYYLTSQVQIFADLIRQRAAQGGSTSAADFRSQLGTGRKVAVQILEFFDRSGFTRRRGNEHLLRDARLFNT; via the coding sequence ATGATTATCGCCACTGCCGGGCATGTCGATCACGGCAAAACTGCGCTGCTACAGGCACTGACCGGCATCAATGCCGACCGTCTGCCAGAAGAACAACGACGTGGCATGACCATCGACCTGGGTTACGCCTACTGGCCGCAGCCTGATGGCCGGGTGATCGGTTTTATTGATGTTCCGGGCCATGAAAAGTTTCTCGCCAATATGCTGGCGGGCATCGGCGGTATCCATCACGCGTTACTGGTGGTGGCCTGCGACGATGGCGTGATGCCGCAAACCCGTGAGCATTTGCAGCTGCTCAGCCTGGCCGGGCAGCCCGCGCTGAGCGTCGCGCTGACCAAAGCGGATCGGGCAGACGCGGCCCGTATTGAAGAAGTGCAGCAACAGGTGGCGCAACTGACGCAGCAATGGGGTTGGTCAGATACGGTGCAGTTTGTCACCAGCAGCACCACCCGGCAGGGCATTGACGCGCTACGCCAGCATCTGATCAATCTGCATGAACCGCCCTTTACTCCCCGGCAGCGTTTCCGCCTCGCCATCGACCGTGCCTTTACCCTGAAAGGGGCGGGCCTGGTGGTCACCGGTACCGCACTGGCGGGAGAAGTCAGCGTGGGTGACACCCTGTGGCTGACCGGTGTTAATCAGCCGGTACGCGTACGCGCCCTGCATGCGCAGAATCAATCCGTCACCCATGCGCAGGCCGGGCAACGCATCGCCCTGAATATTGCCGGTGAGGTGGAAAAAGCGCAGATTAGCCGCGGCGACTGGCTGCTGAGCCAGCAGCAGGAGCATGGCAGTACGCGACTCACCGTGGCGTTATCGCTGTTGCAGCCACTGCATAGCGCTTCACAGCCGGTGCATCTTCATCATGCCGCCAGCCACGTTACCGGACGCTTAACCCCCCTCAGCGAGCAGCTTGGCGAGCTGGTACTGAGTAGCCCACTGTGGCTGGCAGACAATGACCGCCTGATCATCCGCGACAGCAATGCCCAGCAAACACTGGGGGGTGGGCGGGTGATTCTGCTGAACAGCAAAAAACGTGGCAAGCGGCATCCTGACTATCTGGCCTGGCTGCAACAGCTGGCGCAGGCGGGGAATGATGAAGCCAGCCTGCGTGCCCACCTTGCGCATCAGCCTGCTGACTACAGTGAATTCTCCTGGGCGCGTCAGCTGACGCCAGCGGCGATGGAGACCCTGCTGGCTGCCATCGCGCCGGTGCGCTTAAATCAGGCATTGATGGACCCGGATCAGGCCAGCCGCTGGCAGCAACAACTACTCGACGCGCTGGCCCACTTTCATCAGCAACATCCCGAGCAACCGGGCATCGGCCACGACCGCCTGCGCCGTATCGCCCTGCCGCATGCCCCGGCAGAACTGGTGCTGGCGCTGATTGATCAGACACTGGCACAGGGGCGGATTCAGCAACGCAACGGCTGGCTGCATCAGCCCGATTTTGAGCCGCGTTTCAATCCGCAGGAAGACGCCTTATGGCAGCAGGTTGGCCCGCTGTTTACTGACCAGCCGCTCTGGGTGCGTGATATTGCCACCCGCCTCCAGCAGGATGAGCAGGCGATTCGTTCCCTGTTACTGACAGCGGCACGGCTCGGCCACATCACCGCGATCGTGCGCGATCGCTACTACCTGACTTCGCAGGTGCAGATCTTCGCCGATCTCATTCGCCAGCGTGCCGCACAGGGCGGCAGCACTTCTGCCGCTGATTTCCGCAGCCAGCTCGGCACCGGGCGTAAAGTGGCGGTGCAAATCCTGGAGTTTTTTGACCGCAGCGGTTTTACCCGCCGCCGCGGTAATGAACATCTGCTGCGCGATGCGCGGCTGTTTAACACCTGA
- the selA gene encoding L-seryl-tRNA(Sec) selenium transferase — MKTLFSQLPAIDSLLRDPALQPLLNEAGTAFATRQLRAMQQEAREHIQQHQALPDWHANWSDEALRRSRQQRQSALRPVFNLTGTVLHTNLGRAQLSDAAIAAVTQCLRQPVTLEYALDDAARGHRDRAVAALLCELTGAEDACIVNNNAAAVLLMLSSLAAGREVVVSRGELVEIGGAFRIPDVMRQAGCRLVEVGTTNRTHLKDYRAAITDDSGLLMKVHTSNYQIQGFTHAVTEAELVALGAEHQLPVITDLGSGSLIDMTAYGLPAEPMPQQLLAAGVSLVSFSGDKLLGGPQAGIIVGKKALIAQLQQHPLKRALRVDKMTLAALEATLQLYRHPEKLRETLPTLHLLTRPAHDILHQAERLMPALENAFSDDFSLTIAPCSSQIGSGSLPVERLPSFAITFSPRDGQGGTLNALAQRWRTLPQPVIGRLQDGKLWLDLRCLSDESAFIQALVP; from the coding sequence ATGAAAACATTGTTTAGCCAGCTGCCTGCTATTGATAGCCTGCTGCGCGACCCCGCGTTGCAGCCGCTGCTCAATGAGGCAGGAACGGCTTTTGCCACACGTCAGCTGCGCGCCATGCAACAGGAAGCTCGCGAACATATCCAGCAGCATCAGGCGTTGCCCGACTGGCACGCTAACTGGTCGGATGAAGCGCTGCGCCGCTCGCGTCAGCAGCGCCAGAGCGCGCTCCGTCCGGTGTTCAATCTTACCGGCACGGTATTACACACCAACCTGGGCCGCGCCCAATTGAGCGATGCGGCCATCGCTGCCGTCACTCAATGTCTGCGCCAGCCGGTGACGCTGGAATATGCGCTGGATGATGCCGCTCGCGGCCATCGCGATCGCGCCGTTGCCGCCCTGCTGTGCGAACTGACCGGCGCGGAAGATGCCTGCATCGTCAACAACAACGCCGCGGCGGTGCTGCTGATGCTCTCAAGCCTGGCAGCCGGGCGCGAGGTGGTGGTTTCGCGCGGTGAACTGGTGGAGATTGGCGGGGCGTTCCGCATTCCTGATGTGATGCGCCAGGCAGGATGTCGGCTGGTGGAAGTCGGCACCACGAATCGCACCCATCTGAAAGATTATCGCGCCGCAATCACCGACGATAGCGGCTTGTTAATGAAAGTTCACACCAGTAACTATCAAATCCAGGGCTTCACCCATGCGGTGACAGAAGCGGAACTGGTGGCACTGGGCGCCGAGCATCAGTTGCCGGTGATCACCGACCTCGGCAGTGGATCACTGATCGACATGACCGCCTACGGCCTGCCAGCCGAACCGATGCCGCAGCAGCTGCTTGCTGCTGGCGTCAGCCTGGTGAGTTTTTCCGGCGACAAACTGCTGGGCGGCCCGCAGGCTGGGATTATTGTCGGGAAAAAAGCGTTGATTGCCCAACTGCAACAGCACCCACTCAAACGCGCGCTACGCGTGGATAAAATGACGCTGGCGGCGCTGGAGGCCACGCTGCAACTTTACCGCCATCCGGAAAAGCTGCGTGAAACGCTGCCGACCTTACACCTGCTGACCCGTCCCGCGCATGACATCCTGCACCAGGCCGAGCGACTGATGCCCGCGCTGGAAAATGCCTTTAGTGATGATTTTTCGCTGACAATCGCGCCCTGTTCGTCACAAATCGGCAGCGGATCGCTACCGGTGGAGCGTTTACCCAGCTTTGCCATCACCTTTAGCCCGCGCGATGGCCAGGGTGGCACCCTGAACGCGCTGGCACAACGCTGGCGCACCCTGCCACAACCGGTGATTGGCCGCTTACAGGATGGCAAACTGTGGCTTGATCTGCGCTGCCTCAGCGACGAATCCGCCTTTATCCAGGCGTTAGTACCATGA
- a CDS encoding glutathione S-transferase codes for MKLIGSYTSPFVRKISVILLEKGIVFEFVNESPWNADSHVPHYNPLGKVPALVDDNQLTWFDSALIAEAIELRGEAPALLPKDPLRALQIRQLEKLADGISEAALVIVREQMRPGDQQSAEVLLRNREKILRGLDALETAAGQRDLLNSDTLNLADIATGCMIGYINFRRVVPNWCVNRPALIKLAEKLFQRESFARTVPASS; via the coding sequence ATGAAACTGATAGGCAGCTACACCAGTCCTTTTGTGCGGAAAATTTCGGTGATCCTGCTCGAAAAAGGCATCGTGTTTGAATTCGTCAATGAATCCCCGTGGAATGCTGACAGCCACGTGCCGCATTACAATCCATTGGGTAAAGTTCCGGCACTGGTGGATGACAACCAGCTCACCTGGTTTGATTCCGCGCTGATCGCCGAAGCCATCGAACTGCGTGGTGAAGCCCCGGCACTGCTGCCCAAAGATCCCTTGCGTGCATTGCAAATCCGCCAGCTGGAAAAACTGGCCGACGGTATCAGTGAAGCCGCGCTGGTGATTGTGCGCGAACAAATGCGCCCCGGAGATCAGCAATCCGCAGAGGTGCTGCTGCGCAATCGGGAAAAAATCCTGCGCGGCCTTGATGCGCTGGAAACTGCGGCCGGACAGCGCGATCTGCTGAACAGCGATACCCTCAATCTGGCGGATATCGCCACCGGCTGTATGATTGGCTACATCAATTTCCGCCGCGTGGTGCCGAACTGGTGTGTCAATCGCCCGGCACTTATCAAACTGGCGGAGAAACTGTTTCAGCGGGAGAGTTTTGCCCGCACCGTTCCGGCCTCCAGCTAA